Within the Thermostichus lividus PCC 6715 genome, the region CCCCTCGGGGCTATCGGGTCACCCCTGCCCTCAACCAGACGGTGGCTCATGCCGTGCCACTCCATGAGCTGTTAGCCACCTACTATGGTCAAGCCCTTGCCCAGCAAGAGACCCAACAGTTACAGCAGCAACTGCGCCAGACTGTGCAGCAGCATCGTCAAAAAGTATTAGCCAAGGTTCAGGAGTTTCAGCGTCGTTTAGCCGAGGCTACCGAGGGCGATCGCCACCGCTATGTCGCCGATCTCCTCATGGCCTATGGTTACCTATGGCAGCCTGGAATGCAGTCGCTCACCGTCACCGACTTTGAGACCAATACCCCCATCACCATCCCCCTATCTCCTGAAAAAACTGCTATCCAAACTGCCCAAGACTTGTACAAACAGCACCAAAAACTCAAACGTGCCCAGCAACACCTCACCCCCCTGTTAGCCGCAGCACAGGCCGAACTCGCCTACCTTGATCAAGTCCAGACCACCTTGGATGCCGCCCACACTCTTGATCTGCTAGACGAAATTCGCGATGAACTTATTCAGCAGGGGTATCTCAAATGCCCCACCTACTACCGTCCACCCCAAACCCCTAGCCCGTACCTGCGCTACACTACCCCCAGCGGCTATACCGTTTTTGTGGGGCGCAATAATCGCCAGAACGATGACTTGACGTTACGGGTGGCCAGTCCCTATGACTGGTGGTTTCACAGCCAAGAAATTCCAGGCAGCCATGTGATTCTGCGTCTTGAAGCTGGGGACTTACCTAGCGAAAAAGATATTCAGGCGGCAGCGGATATTGCTGCTTACCACAGCCAAGCGCGGGAAAGCGCCCAAGTTCCCGTGGTCTATACCCTGCGTAAACATGTGCAAAAACCGAAGGGCGCCAGCCCCGGAATGGTGATTTATGATCAGGCCACCGTTGTGTGGGGGGTGCCTCACCACTTGTCATCCTCCACTGTCGTGAAGGACAGGGATAGGGATATCCTAGGCTGACTGCATTAAGCAATCTCCTGACGGTTGACATACTCCCCTGCCTAAAGGCAGGGGATTCTTGTTCTTGGTTCTGCGAGCGCACTTACTTCATCAGGTTGCCCATCAAAAGCAGAGGTGCATCTCTCCCCAAGCGTTCCCTCTTGCGAGGTGGTTCCCTTTTGCCCAAAGGTACCGTTGAGCCACTCCATTCCCAAGATGCTTAGTCCCTTCTTGAGGATGTTCAGAGCCGCGTTCTGGTCTCTGTCCATCTCAAACCCACACCTAGGACAACTATGGGTTCTAGTGGATAAGGTTTTCACGACCCTATGCCCACAGTTACTGCAATCCTGCGTGGTGTACTGCGGCGGCACGCTGACTACTGCCTTGTCCCATACCTTACCGTAGTAGTCTAGCCAAGCAGTGAATTGAGACCAGCCAGCATCATGGATGGATTTGGCAAGATGATGATTATTAACTAGATTCTTCACCTGCAAGTCTTCATACGCCACGACAAAGCGCTCCGCGCCGCCAAAGGCGAACGTGAGATGCCACCACGCACCGTGCCTGCTTAATTGCCCAGTCTTTACGCTGGCGTTGAACTTTCAGATGTACTTTGCCTAGTCGCTTTCTTTGCTTGTGGTAGTTCTTGGATTGAGGTTTCGCCCCTTTCCTGAACTTCCGACTTAACCTGCGTTGATGCTGTTTTAACCTCCGTTCACTACGTCTTAAAAACTTAGGACAATCGACCGTGTTTCCGTTCTGGTCGGTGTAAAAGTGTTTTAACCCCAAGTCAATACCGATGACATTGCCTGTGTATTGTCCTTGCTCTTTGCGCTCTACATCCAAGCAGAATTGAGCATAGTACCCATCTGCTCTGCGTACCACTCGCACTCGGTTGATTTTGGAGTTCAGGATATGGTGTCTTGCTTCTCCATTGCAGTACAGAGCAAACGAACCAGCATTAAAGTCATCAGTGAAGGTGATGGACATTCCATCTCCTGACAGCTTCCAGCCCGATACCTTGTATTCCACAGAACGGCAATGCTTCTTAAACTTGGGATACCCTTTCTTGATCGCCTTGTTTCTGCAGTTGGTATAGAAGCGAGAGATGGAAGCCCAAGCTCGCTCTGCACTTGCCTGCCTTGCTGATGAGTTTAACTTCTTGGCAAAGGCAAACTCTTTAGATAAGTCTTTGCAGTGGGCATAGAGAACAGCTTTGTTTACGCTCTTGTTGTCCATCCAGTACCGCACACATTTGTTTCTGACAAACTGAGCGGTGCGGATGGCTTCATCCAGAGCCTGATACTGCTCTGCTGTGCCGTTTAGTAGCTTGGCTTCTCTGACTAACATAATGATATTTTATTACAGGCTTGACTTGATAAAACAGCGTGCGCCTTACATCCCTGCCCTCAAGGGCAGGGCTTTACGGCGTTTTTTCGGTAACCGAAGTTGGTTCAGAGGGTAGCGACCTTGACCACTGGATTTTTATCCCAGATTTGGGTAGATAAAATGCTCGTCTGCGACGCCAAGTTGCAAGGAACTAAAGACCAGTATCAGCGGCTCGATCAAGCGCTGCGGACTGGTCTTTTTGTTCGTAACAGCTCCCAGACATGCTCGTGTTGCGGCCATTTGGTTAAGATGTCCCTCAGCACTCGTCCTCATTTGTGCCAGTGCGGAACTGTTCTGGACAGAGACTCCAACGCAGCTATCAACATTTTGGAGCTAGGTTCATGTACTGTGGGGCACACAGGATCTTATGCCTCTGGAGAGGAGGCCGCTACTCATCTTCTGGAGACAGCGGTTGAGCACGTCACCTCGTTGCAGCAGGAACCTTCATCGGCGACGATGGAATCCTCTTCCTTCGCTGTGCTCAGGACGGGGAGGATGTCAAACCCTTAATCAACCCTGAAGTAGGCCATGATACACACGCCCAGTTGGATTCAATCGACAGTTTTAGGAGTGAGTTACCTAGCATTTGGGGTTGGCTCTATCCCTGGCTGGCAAATGAATCGTGCCACTATTGCTCTGGTCAGTGCAGCGGTTCTAATTGGCCTAGGTACCCTCACCCTAGATGAGGCGTGGCAGGCGATTGATGCAAATACCATCGTGTTTTTGCTCAGTATGATGGTGGTGAATGCCTACCTATCCTATGCCGGTTTTTTTAATCTGGCGTTGTTGTACGTGCTACGGTTTACCCGGAGTCCGTTGGGCTTACTGGGATTGTTAACGGTGGGGACGGGGGTGTTGTCGGCGTTTTTCTTAAATGACACCTTGGCGTTAGTGAGTACGCCGCTGACGGTGCAGTTGACGCGATCGCTAAAATTAAACCCTGTACCCTACCTGTTGGCGATCGCCGGTGCCACCAATATCGGTTCAGTCGCAACCCTCAGCGGCAATCCACAAAATATTCTGGTGGGGTCATTTTCGGGCATTCCCTACAATGAGTTTGCCCTAGCCTTAGCGCCGGTAGCCATTCTTGGCCTAGGGTTACAGGTTGGGCTGCTGTGGTTGCTCTATCCAGAGGTGCGATCGCTCCAGCCCTGTCCACCGCCTTCGCTGCCACGCTTGCGCACCTATCGACCCGTGTTGATCAAAACCCTAATTGTCACAGGTTTATTACTGACTGCCTTTATCATCGGCTTACCCCTAGCAGAGTCGGCTTTTTTAGCCGCTGCTGCCTTACTCGTCACCCGACGCATTAAACCCCAGCGCGTGTTGCAACAGGTGGACTGGTCCTTACTAGTGATGTTTTCCGGCTTGTTTATCCTCACCCGCTGTGTACAAGAATTGGATCTATTAGCGGGGTTAACGCCTTGGATTACCCATCCGGCGGGGCTGCTGGTGGTGACGGTGATTGTCTCAAATTTGATTTCTAATGTGCCAGCAGTGCTGCTTTTGCAGGGGGGAATCCCACCGGACGCGACCCAAAGCTGGCTGCTACTGGCGGCGGGATCGACCCTAGCCGGTA harbors:
- a CDS encoding anion transporter, whose translation is MIHTPSWIQSTVLGVSYLAFGVGSIPGWQMNRATIALVSAAVLIGLGTLTLDEAWQAIDANTIVFLLSMMVVNAYLSYAGFFNLALLYVLRFTRSPLGLLGLLTVGTGVLSAFFLNDTLALVSTPLTVQLTRSLKLNPVPYLLAIAGATNIGSVATLSGNPQNILVGSFSGIPYNEFALALAPVAILGLGLQVGLLWLLYPEVRSLQPCPPPSLPRLRTYRPVLIKTLIVTGLLLTAFIIGLPLAESAFLAAAALLVTRRIKPQRVLQQVDWSLLVMFSGLFILTRCVQELDLLAGLTPWITHPAGLLVVTVIVSNLISNVPAVLLLQGGIPPDATQSWLLLAAGSTLAGNLTLFGAVANLITVEAATTAGCRLSFWQHLRFGLPLTAMTLMLTYGWLVW
- a CDS encoding Rqc2 family fibronectin-binding protein; amino-acid sequence: MQPVDLTTLRAICTSLQGTLPARLETVYQRDRHTLALALRTLKQQYWLTLSWHPQAARICFEPPPPRQPDTFTFSQQLHHQLSRLALVKIDLLHDWERVVDLQFAQRPQDPIQWHLYVEIMGKYSNVILVNTAGEIITAAHQVSAHQSRLRPILTGAPYVPPPPLTAAIPTVEDSFEHWQSQVSLIPGAVRQQLLKAYRGLSPALVQHLLEDAGIHHTLHTHELTAQQWHHLFEHWQHWLECLQQQRFVPQVTPRGYRVTPALNQTVAHAVPLHELLATYYGQALAQQETQQLQQQLRQTVQQHRQKVLAKVQEFQRRLAEATEGDRHRYVADLLMAYGYLWQPGMQSLTVTDFETNTPITIPLSPEKTAIQTAQDLYKQHQKLKRAQQHLTPLLAAAQAELAYLDQVQTTLDAAHTLDLLDEIRDELIQQGYLKCPTYYRPPQTPSPYLRYTTPSGYTVFVGRNNRQNDDLTLRVASPYDWWFHSQEIPGSHVILRLEAGDLPSEKDIQAAADIAAYHSQARESAQVPVVYTLRKHVQKPKGASPGMVIYDQATVVWGVPHHLSSSTVVKDRDRDILG